The proteins below are encoded in one region of Chiloscyllium plagiosum isolate BGI_BamShark_2017 chromosome 7, ASM401019v2, whole genome shotgun sequence:
- the asnsd1 gene encoding asparagine synthetase domain-containing protein 1, whose translation MCGICCILVLAPQEGVSTHDVVGKDMFESLQRRGPNCSQQLSKEVPELGYNIFLSGHVLHMRGCLNPQPLQDTQGNLLLWNGEIFGGIEIGPEANDTLIILQHLSSCKNEESILSVFSAIQGPWTFIYYQAFSHCLWFGRDFFGRRSLLWQFKNAENLCLTLTSVSQSVSKCGNFPWQEVPACGLYKIDLQKNTSGNSFAISWYPWKYRPIEYEFKTFHLAEEVQFIEEVPSFVSVFLNESKLFPIAPITPMNYSVCETHTSNCEASSVNVESFLSDEKKKLVHKFINVLGESVRRRVFFLPRCQILTSSQFTISNKAKVAILFSGGVDSMVLAALADHHIPRDEPIDLLNVAFKQQKTSTKQKKKSNASRAPEEETVQDDNSSLDETTSFNVPDRITGLSGLKELQIINPARKWNFVEINITLEELKEMRQQRISNLVQPLDTVLDDSIGCAVWFAARGIGTRTSNGEIQPYTSSAQVVLTGIGADEQLAGYSRHRVCYQTSGFEGLVKELGMELGRISSRNLGRDDRVIGDHGKEARFPFLDEAVVSFLNALPVWEKADLTLPRGIGEKLLLRMAAKELGLTASAVLPKRAMQFGSRIAKMENHKEKASDKCNRLLRSSID comes from the exons ATGTGTGGTATTTGTTGTATATTAGTTCTAGCCCCTCAGGAAGGTGTTTCTACTCATGATGTTGTGGGAAAAGATATGTTTGAAAGCCTACAACGGAGGGGACCTAATTGCAGTCAACAGTTATCCAAAGAAGTGCCTGAACTGGGctataatatatttttatctgGACATGTGCTTCATATGAGAGGGTGTCTAAACCCACAGCCCCTGCAGGATACTCAGGGAAACCTTCTCCTTTGGAATGGGGAAATTTTTGGAGGAATTGAAATTGGACCTGAAGCAAATGATACTCTGATCATTCTTCAACATTTGTCTTCGTGTAAGAATGAAGAATCcattctgtctgtcttttctgctaTTCAAGGACCTTGGACATTTATATACTACCAAGCATTCAGTCACTGCTTGTGGTTCGGTCGAGACTTTTTTGGTCGACGTAGTTTACTGTGGCAGTTTAAGAATGCTGAAAATCTCTGTCTTACTCTTACATCAGTGAGTCAGTCTGTTTCCAAGTGTGGAAATTTTCCCTGGCAGGAAGTACCAGCATGTGGACTTTATAAAATTGACCTCCAGAAAAACACTAGTGGCAACTCATTCGCAATATCATGGTATCCATGGAAATATAGGCCCATTGAATATGAATTCAAGACTTTCCATTTAGCTGAAGAAGTtcagtttattgaagaagtaccaagttttgtttctgtatttttaaatgaATCAAAACTTTTCCCTATAGCACCCATTACTCCAATGAattacagtgtgtgtgagacacacaCATCAAATTGTGAAGCATCTTCAGTAAATGTTGAGAGTTTTCTTTCCGATGAAAAGAAGAAATTAGTTCATAAGttcattaatgttttgggtgaatCTGTTAGGCGGCGAGTGTTTTTCTTACCAAGATGTCAAATtctcacctcatcccagttcaCAATTTCTAATAAAGCAAAAGTTGCTATTCTCTTTTCCGGAGGTGTTGACTCTATGGTTCTTGCAGCCTTGGCTGACCATCATATTCCACGAGATGAACCTATTGATCTATTGAATGTAGCCTTTAAGCAGCAGAAGACCTcaacaaagcaaaagaaaaaaagcaaTGCTTCTAGGGCACCTGAAGAGGAAACTGTCCAAGATGACAATAGTAGTCTTGATGAGACCACTAGTTTTAATGTGCCTGACCGGATCACTGGACTTTCAGGTTTAAAAGAGTTACAAATTATAAACCCtgcaagaaaatggaattttgtagaAATCAATATCACATTAGAAGAGCTGAAGGAAATGAGACAACAGCGGATTAGTAATTTGGTACAACCTTTGGACACAGTACTGGATGACAGTATTGGCTGTGCTGTGTGGTTTGCTGCAAGAGGTATTGGTACTAGGACCAGTAATGGAGAAATCCAACCATATACAAGCAGTGCACAG gtGGTATTGACTGGGATTGGAGCTGATGAACAACTCGCAGGTTATTCTCGTCACCGTGTCTGCTACCAAACATCAGGTTTTGAAGGCCTAGTCAAAGAACTGGGGATGGAACTCGGCCGCATTTCCTCACGTAATCTTGGGAGAGATGACAGAGTCATTGGAGACCACGGAAAAGAAGCAAG atttcccttTTTGGATGAAGCAGTTGTTTCTTTTCTGAATGCACTTCCTGTGTGGGAGAAAGCAGACTTGACTCTGCCTCGAGGGATTGGTGAAAAGTTGCTTCTACGAATGGCTGCAAAAGAACTTGGGcttacagcatctgctgttcttccaAAGAGAGCCATGCAGTTTGGGTCTCGAATTGCAAAGATGGAAAACCACAAAGAAAAGGCTTCTGATAAGTGTAACAGGTTATTGCGAAGTTCAATTGATTAG